ATTTGCATCTTAttattagcatttaaaaaaaatctgttgtttAATATTATTCCTGTTGTATATTTCTCAGTGCATTCTTATCCATTTCTTTTATTGATGCAAAGCTGAACCTTCCCATAACTTAGATGTTTTCAAGAGCTGCTGTAGCTGAAAAATGTATCACTGTGAAGCTAATTCAGTAATGAGCCACAATGAGCTTAGTTATGCTAGTCTTTGACCCAGGTGAACTATAGTCCATCATTTGGCCTATGCTCAAAAGTTTTTCCAGCTTGGTATAGAACCTACCAGAGATTTATGTTTTAAAGCTTGACTTTTAGGAAGTCACACTCTCCTCTATTTCTTGAATTGCATAAGCATGGCTGATAAATTTCTTCccatttacatacacacacacagttttttccattttgtttccctcattagaatgagagcaaggactgtttttgcctttctttttatccctaatCTTTAGCTCACAGCCTGGGGAAATATAAGTGCATGTTGATAATGGAAGAGGGAGTGCTTATAATCAGAGCTCTTGTTTTCTCTTGTTCAGGGATCCATCCAGCTTTTCTACCAAGACCTGCCCCTGTCCATCCAGGAGGCCTATGAGATGCTACTAGCCCAGGGTACTAGAAGCTTTTTGCAGTACCAGGTATTCTCTCACTGCCCCTTAGGTAGGGGAAAGGGATGTCACTGGGTGAACTTCACATACACAAGTGAGGAATAGCATGTACCTGCTTAGCAAAGAGCCCAAGTGGGATCCAAATCTGTGAACTCAGATTAGAATCCTAGAACCAACATTTATTATATCAGTTAAACATAAGTTCCTTAAGGGCTAAGACTTGTCATTCCTGTTATTGTATGtacagtgcctggtgcatagtaggcactttataagtGCTTGTATTAAATTTGTTAAGTGACCATGGGCGAGTCTTCTAACTTTTCAgtttcagtctccttatctgtaaaatgagaataatagataCTTAGAGGACTTGTGTCACTGGGATATTTTCAGGATgtcctaaatatttatttattttttattatggctttttatttacaagatatatgcacaggtaatttttcagcattgacaattgcaaaatcttttcttgcattttttcccctccttctccccaccctctcccccagatggaaggtagaccaatacatgttaaatatgttaaagtatatgttaaatacaatatatgtatacatgtccatacagttattttgctgcacaagaagaatcgagctttgaaataatgtacacttaacctgtgaaagaaataaaaaatgcaagcagacaaaaacaaagggattggaaatgctatgtagtggttcagagtgttttatttataaagcactatatatatgtGGGTGGACATTTAATTGGTATAGTAGAttgagcactgggtctggaatcaagaagactcttcttcataaattcaaatctgatcttagatgcTTGGTTGTGTGTGATCTTGTACAATTCACTTAGCCAcatttgcctcagtctctttctctgtaaaatgaagaaggaaatggcaaactactccagtatctctgccaggaaaaccccccaaagcggggggggggggggggggcacaaaaagtcagatataactgaaatggataaataaCCATAAAACTATAAATGTTGTTTATACTGTCCTAAGTTTATATtctggagaaaagggaggaaatatCCTGTCTAGACTCACTGAGAATTTTACTTAGTAAGCTAATGCTAGTATTGAGATACTACAAGAATGTTCTTCCTCCATCAGCTCCTTcagcttgcttgctttttctttctttacctttctttctttctctctttgttcatttatttatttatttgtttgtttgttttgctgaggcaattggggttaagtgacttgcccagggttacacagctaagaagtgttaatctggggccagattttaactcaggtcttctgagtTAGCTCCTTGATTTTTAGAGGATGGAGGGTACCTCAGCATTTAAAACACAATAGAGCCCAATCCTTCTGGCTATTGAATTGATATGTATGTAGAGCCCTGTAAGCATTTggcagaagaaagaaatagggGAGAAGGGAAGTATTAAGGAACAGGacaggagggagaaaataagaatCTAGCAATATAGTTTTTGTCCTTGGGGAGCTTATAAGACAGGGAATATTGAGTAACCAGTGCTGGGAACTCTGCCAGGAAAGAGATTTCCCCAATTACTCAGATTTGGGTGAATTTTtgacctcttccttttcttctaggTTTTCAGCCACCTGAAGAGACTAGGCTATGTGGTTCGGAGGTTTCAGCCTGGGTAAGGCCTTTTGAACTCTTGTAGACCAGTGATCCTAAGCAATTTGGTTTTTGTCTGTCTATCCCAGATCCTTTCAGCTGGGGTTCTCTGCGCTGTGATTAGAATAGATACATTGCCTAAATCTTTTGTGGTCTAGCCCCATCTTGACTATATGAAGTCAAGTAGGAGGTAGGAAAAAAGCTAGCAGACTGATGGGGGTGGCTAAAAAGATCATAGTCTAAAGTCAGTCcatgaaaaagaagcaaaaaactgggGATCATGAGAATCTTGTGCCACCTGCCACAACCCAGAGAGGAAACTTGACAGCTGAGAATAGGGTTGGGAAAAATGGTTGTGACTTGTAACTCTACCCTTGGAGGTAGGATAGGGGTACATGGTACATTATACTCCTTCTCTGCCACCTTGTATAAGGGAGCAGTTATAcatgaatacatatgtatgtgtatacacacatatatacacatgtatatcgataatatgtgtatgtatacctATATGCATATAAACGTGTGTATGCACTTctacatgtatttatacatatgggtgtatgcatacatatgtgtgtgtatatacagatatgtgtagcacactttgcaaactttaaagcattatataaatctCATTTGTCATTATAAAGTATCCAGCTTAGAACCATTTTCAGATTAACTTGATTATTCAATAAATGAGTATCATTTCCTTTAAGGAATTGGCAGTCTTGTTTCTTTAATCTGTTATATTCTCAGGCTTAAAAGTCTTTCATTTGCTGTTCTCCCTGTTGATAggttttattgattatttcatatataacattataattattattacatatattatatatatatttattaatatatttaaattcacCAAATTCAGAGCTTGTTAGTTTAAGCCATACTCCAATCCCAACTTGCCTTCTTATAGCTTTGTATTATTGAGTGTTATAAATAGGGCTAGGCAAGAATAAATGGAAGTTTCCCTTGTCATAGAAACCTCCCTCCCATCCAGCAACATGTTCATCTAATGCACATAAAATTCCAGTTTTTTATCTTGTTCATTCTTCCCCTTTACCATCTCTTCTTTTTGTCCAAGCTGCCTTTGGAGATTACAGCTGAGGAGATGCAGATAATGACCTCTCTTATTTTTCCACAGCTTGGTCCAGTCTCCCTATGAGAGGCAGCTCAACTTGGAGAGCAGCAGCTCTGAAAAATGGCATggcaagaggaagaggaggaattcTAGTCCTCGGTAATGGTTATAACAGCCTCATGGCTGTTCTTGGGGGAAGGGAGTACGGAGAAAATGGTCTGGAGAAAAGTGTGGGGATCCCTGGGAAGAGGTGATAATGAGGGCAGTGTGTGTGACTCCACCAGCACTAAATTCCTGGATTCACCAATAGCAAACATTCAGCCAATCAGGCTGAAAAGTGGGCCAGCTGTTTTATGGTACCAGAAATTCTTCTTCTTTAGGGCCAGCTTTAATGGTGTGCCCCACTGGTGACACATCTGGGATCAGATATGCTTCTTTCCCACATCCTTCAGGCCCGCTGATAAGAAACCCAAAGTATTGGAGAATCCTCTGCCAGAGGCGGATGGTACCCTTGAGGGTCAGACAACTTCAGTCCAGTCTGCCCCCAGCCAGAGCAGCAGGTCCCTGGAAGAGAAGTCTCAGGAATCCAGCCATAAGAATGATCCAGGGGGCTCCAGCCAGCCTCCTGAGTCCCCCAGCCAGGCTCCTGGTCAGGCAGAGTATCCTGGGAGGACCctgaaggagggagaaggaagctGGTGTACAGCTATGGATGACAATGGGAGTGACAGAGGTTGTAAGCCTCGATGGGACTTTGAGAAAATCTCATTCCCGAACATGGCCTGTGATCGCCCCCATACCCTGCTATTAGCCCCGGCTCCAGAGTTGCTCCCAGGGAATGTCACTGCGAGGGAGATTGATGCAGCCCCTTGGTGCCAGAAGCTTAATCAGCGGAAAGAGAAGCTCTCCCGGAGGGAgaaggagcagcagagagggacTGCTCCCTTCCGAAATGATGTGAATGCAGACCCTGAGGTTCGGCGCTGTACCAGCTGGCGAGCGTATAAGGAGCTGCTACAGCGGCGGTGGCAGCGGAAGACTTGGAATCGCCCCCCAAACTTGTGGGACCAGCCAGTCACTCCCCTCCTGAACCCTGGCCAGGCAGCCAACCCAGGTATAGTTGTAATATAATAGAAAGATCTGATTTTTTGGCCCTCATCCACAGCCAGGTCCTTCACTAAATTCTGAAGGAAAGTTGGTGTGAAATGCTGTGATATGTGATAAGCATAGTTTATATAGATAAGCATAGAAAAAGGCCTTACTGTTTTGGAATGGGATGCGGATTTGGCAGGGGCTGTTGGAGAGTGGGGCAGCTTTGGGCCTAAAATTCCCAGAAAGCATTGCAGATTCAACAGGAGAGTTATTGCATGGAAGAAACTTTACAGGAGATACTGGCCATTGTCCTGGGGACCCAGTGAGAGCCAATCAGGGCCCTAGACCAAGAGAAAGTGCCATATAGCAAAGgaccagagagagagaattcaaataatcaagggaattaatgggaggATGAGGAAACTAGGTCTTGTCCAACTATAAAGATAAAGTTTGAATAGGGAAATAAAGTCTATAAACACATGAACAGGGAAACAGAAATGGTGAAAATAGACTTGTTTACTAGGACTTAATGCCCAAGGGAGATAAGTTTaggacaacaaatatttatggaattcattatttcaaaaaataatacaGGTTAGAAATATACCagtttcttgtgctttttttgggtttttttttttttttttttggtactattCAGATTAATTCAGAGAGAACAGCTCCATActaaatcctaatttttttccttcccaatacAGCCACTGTTCTTCAAAAGATCTCCTTACTACAGACTACTCATCTCACTGATGGAGTCGATGGGTAGGTTTCTAGAGAAgtatttctccaattgttggagTCTCAAAGTTCTTAGGGGCTTTTGGTCCTCAGTACCCTATATGTCCAGTTTTGATTTTATCCATAAAGGATAGGATAGAAGGAGAAATCCCCCCTTGAGTTCTCCAGACCAGGGAAGCTCAGGAACTGCTATCCTTTCTAGGAGCTAAATGGTGGTGGAGGTGCTGGAATAAATGGACATATGTGGGCTCTCTCAGCCTCAGGTATTGGAATGAAGGAAGTGTCTAGGAATATTAGTTCCTGTCctagcaaatgagataatatttataaagcacagtGGCTAGTGCACAGTAGGCGGTTTCTAAATGTTttgttcccttccctcccttacttctTCTCTAATGTCATTTTAGTCTCACCACCCCTTAATCTCCTTTCTATCTATCAGTAGGCTGTTGGAGAAGTCTGGGGACATGGAGATCAGTTTTGACATCTATCAGGCAGATAGTGTATCCAGTTTCCGGAAAAATGACCCAGGAAAGCCATATGCTCGGATGTGCATCAGTGGGTATGAACCAGAATAAGAGCTGAGGTCTTGAAACAAATAAGCTCTCTCTTTTCATTCCTACCATTCAGCCCCTTTTCTCTTGAGATCATGCCCTAGGGGATTGGCTAAAGCAAAGAGGGATGGTTAACTTGGTGAACAGAAGACTTCTATGGGACCTGTAGCTGTGTTCAGATATTTTAAGGACCATcacatggaaaaatgaatatgttCAGCTTGACCCCAGAGGACCAAGCTACTAACAATTAGAGGGACGAGGAATTTGCAAAGGGGGTTAATGTAAGCTTTAATCATGAAAATTTCCCCACAGCATGAACTATCTAAAAGAGAATTAGTCTTCCTCCAGAGGTAGTGGGATTCCCCCTCATTAGAGGTTTTTCAAGTGAAGATTATCTATAGAAATGCAGAAGGGATACATATATGGGATGGATCAAGGGGTTCTTAActttgtttgtggcagcccctctGGTGCTGACTGAACCTTTTCCAGAATcagttttttaaatgcataaaataatgcGTAGCACAGGAAATTTGTCATAGCAAAAATTTTTGAATCCCTGGGAGGTGGTCTTTGAGGTCCTTCCCAATCCTTCAATTCTGTGATTCCATTCCAGTCCTAACCCTTAAATTAAGagaccattttcttccattatgTATCCTAAAGACTTTGTATACCGTGTGCCCTGTATAttcttctgtttgttttgttgtagttttggaggcaattggagttaaatggtttgtccagagtcacatatctagtaaatgtttgaggtcacatttgaattccaGGGCTTCATTTTGCCACCTGTATATTCTGAGACCATTTGTGTGTTGGAGTGGTGGTTTTGGGGGTTGTTTCTGctacatttttcatcatgttaaGTTGGCATGTCATGTGGGAAAGGGACTCACAAAGTCACACTCCTGAGCTTTGTGGAGACTTTGAAGCCAGCTGTTTCACCTTAACCTGGCTTAGGGCACTGGGCTGAAGGGCTTAGGGAACTTGGGAGATTGTCCAGCGTTGTGGTCTCATTCAATGCCTCATTCAATTTCTCTACAGATTTGATGAACCTGTCCCAGACCTGCGCACCCTCAAGCGGCTGTCCTTCCAAAGTGGGGATGTTCCCTTGATCTTTGCCTTGGTAGATCATGGTGACATTGCTTTCTATAGCTTCAGGGATTTCACACTGCCTGTGGACCTGGCACATTGACCAACTGACCTCCAGATCTCATTGGGATAGCTTCTGCCCTCGATCAGGGATAGCTACCCAGATGATATGATGGGGGAAAGCGTTGCTACAGTTTTGTCCGACTGCTCTCAGGAATGATTTCCTACTCAGATTCCCAATTTTCAGCTGCCTCCTGTATTGGAACTTTCACCCTTATGAGTGATATTTTCCTGTTGTTCATTCCAGTCTAAGCCACCTTCCACAGGAGAGCAGGCTTGAAAAATGCTGGGCAAGTTGTATTGCCTTAGTCAGGGATTCTTCCTCatgtttgctctgatttttcagTGGTGCCCTTAGGACCCAGTACCTTTCTTCTTAAAGGCCAAATAAGGTGGAATCTTGGCCCTCTTTTAATGTAAGAAAGGTTGGAAAACCTGGATGAAGCTAAAACCATTAAACCCCTTTCTTTATGTCTGCTGTGACGGTGTATTTTAGGGAAGTTTGTCAAATCTTACTCGCCCACCTCCAAGCCATTACTGTACCTGGAAGCTATGGTTGAATCTGTTCTCATTTTTACTTTGTGACCTTTCATAGAGGGCAAAGGTTTGGTGCCAACCATTTTTACTCTCCTGTCTAAACTCATTTCTGGGGTAAGGGGGGatttatcaagaatttatgtGCCTCATAACATGAGTAGGCAGCACTGatgctaaaatattttcctctactTTTGGGTATGGAACAAGCAGAATAGGATGAAACCTagctttctccctctctccctcccaagaCCCCTTCTCTTTGGTCCTACCCCTTCCATGTCAGAGATGGTGGATTGATTTCTGTAGTAGGATGGGTATGTAGAGAACCATCCTCTGCGCTGCAACAAGGCTCTAAATTACTCCATTTGGGAACAGCTGTTCTGTGGGACACATCATGGAGTCCCCATGTGTTCCCCTGCCTTTTAGGCTCCCACATTCATCAGCTCCATCACATTGGTTCTGTGCTACCAACAGAAGGGCCAGAGCAGGGCGCCGGAGCCTTTTTGTGTCTTGAGGGACTGAAGGTGGGTTAGGGGTGGTGGGAACAAGCCGAGTGGGGAGGAGTAGCTCTGGCTTCCTTTCTCCAACTCGGATCTGATGCCGCATGATGCTTCGCCTTCACTTCAAGTCTAGTTGTCCGTCGGGACCCCCATTCCACTTTCCCCAAACAAAACTCATCTTCATTGGTCACTTCGGATTTCAATGCATCGTCCTGATTTGGGATGTAAGCCCCCTGTGAGCAAAAACtccctttaaaaagtttttgtatccccagcctcTGAGGTATTCCCTGGCATGtagcaagcacttaatatttttttccattcattctagAAACAGGACATTTTGTTCACTAATAATCCTTATTAGTGAGGTAATAGAGTTGACTGGAGCAGAAGGGAGCTTTGTGAGTTTATAGGAAGGACAGCCCCTCCCCACCGGTAGTGGGGGATGGGTCTGGAGAACTAGAGAGTAACCTTAAGAGAACTACTTCGTGCTTCCTCCACGGGCGGTGGAACACAGGGCGGGGCGGGGACAGTGGTGCGGCTCCCAGGTACTCCCAGGTAGGCCAGGAGGTGGGCGTGGAATTCCAGCTCATGAATATTCACGTGAAGCTTTTGGCCCGCCCGTTGCCTTCTCTAGATTCAGGGATTGGACATTTTCACCCTTCTCCCCACGGCCGACTCCTCTGCCCATTCTTCAGCTGTTCTTTCCTAGTTCCACGAACTTTCGTTCGGCAAGTCTCGAGGGGAACGTCGGGCGGGATCTGGGGGACACCCTTCTCGGCGCTTCTAGGGAGGATGGGGCGGGGCCCAGCGCTTATTTCAGAGGGTCGAGGCCCCTCCCTACTCTTTATGTAAATAGCTGGGCGTGCTCCACCTCCTCCCCGGCTCGGGGCGGTGGAGGTGACCAGGAAGGAGACGGCTCCTTAGAAGCCCGTGGGCCAGGAGAAGGGGAGCTTAGCCGAGCCGGCTGTAGGCTCCCGGAGACGCCGAGGCCTTGGGGCAGCGGCCGGTCCAGAGTTGCAGGTGAGAGAGGGCGCGGGATTGTGTGCACCACCTGGGGAACGTGCCCTTTGTGGTCCCCGGGGGCCGAGGGGCCAAACTGAACGGGGCGGGGTGAGGATGCGCGTGTCCGAGGCCAGAGCCGAGACCTTCGAGGATCCGAGGAATTCCGTACTGGGACTGGTGCAAGGTCCAGAGCTGCGGTTTTCGCCGTCCGGTCTCCCGGCGGCTTCCCGGGAGAGCGCAGCACCTGTAGAAAGCGGCGCCCGCCCGGAACTTCCCTCCGCGTAATCCGTCCGTGATTGGTTGTGGAACTTGGGTTTCTGGTTTGCACTGTCGTTTTCGGGGTTTGGCTGCGGTGGAACAGGTGCCCGGCCCCAGGTGGGGGAGGGGTGCCGCGCCCACGGGCACGCCGGAATTTGCTGGGTCCGAGAGTCCCCGTCCTCTGCCGCGTCCAAACGCAGTTGCTGGCTTCGGGGGCTTTTCCTGCTTCCTGATCGGGAGAGCTAACTTTGTCCTTTCCCCCAGAAGGGACCTGTTGCAGTCATTTAAGCCCTGCCACTCACCTCCGGCTCTGCGCGCTGGGGCGCCGGACTCCGTGAGCCTCCTAATCCTCAGCCGCGCAGACACAGGAAGCCCGACGGACTGTTTAGCTCCTTCTCGCCCTTCGCGGCACCTCCGTCCCCACtcatccttcccccccccccccaggctagTTTTGGACGCCGGTTAGGTAGAAAAGCTGGGACCTTCAGTCGGAGAGTCCGGTACCTTTGCCCGCACCAAGGAGTAGGAAG
The Sminthopsis crassicaudata isolate SCR6 chromosome 4, ASM4859323v1, whole genome shotgun sequence genome window above contains:
- the TSEN54 gene encoding tRNA-splicing endonuclease subunit Sen54 isoform X4 — translated: MEPAPEQPQEPEPGDVLVPAGRVLSAEELFAARSRDQKLPLRSHGQKVFLPDGSEAQQEQLQLCRQELWALLAEERVERRGGLVTAEWSPQDALVTLKTFAGKFWQTMGFSEGGQQRLYPEEAVYLLECGSIQLFYQDLPLSIQEAYEMLLAQGTRSFLQYQVFSHLKRLGYVVRRFQPGLVQSPYERQLNLESSSSEKWHGKRKRRNSSPRPADKKPKVLENPLPEADGTLEGQTTSVQSAPSQSSRSLEEKSQESSHKNDPGGSSQPPESPSQAPGQAEYPGRTLKEGEGSWCTAMDDNGSDRGCKPRWDFEKISFPNMACDRPHTLLLAPAPELLPGNVTAREIDAAPWCQKLNQRKEKLSRREKEQQRGTAPFRNDVNADPEVRRCTSWRAYKELLQRRWQRKTWNRPPNLWDQPVTPLLNPGQAANPATVLQKISLLQTTHLTDGVDGLLEKSGDMEISFDIYQADSVSSFRKNDPGKPYARMCINLMNLSQTCAPSSGCPSKVGMFP
- the TSEN54 gene encoding tRNA-splicing endonuclease subunit Sen54 isoform X2 produces the protein MEPAPEQPQEPEPGDVLVPAGRVLSAEELFAARSRDQKLPLRSHGQKVFLPDGSEAQQEQLQLCRQELWALLAEERVERRGGLVTAEWSPQDALVTLKTFAGKFWQTMGFSEGGQQRLYPEEAVYLLECGSIQLFYQDLPLSIQEAYEMLLAQGTRSFLQYQVFSHLKRLGYVVRRFQPGLVQSPYERQLNLESSSSEKWHGKRKRRNSSPRPADKKPKVLENPLPEADGTLEGQTTSVQSAPSQSSRSLEEKSQESSHKNDPGGSSQPPESPSQAPGQAEYPGRTLKEGEGSWCTAMDDNGSDRGCKPRWDFEKISFPNMACDRPHTLLLAPAPELLPGNVTAREIDAAPWCQKLNQRKEKLSRREKEQQRGTAPFRNDVNADPEVRRCTSWRAYKELLQRRWQRKTWNRPPNLWDQPVTPLLNPGQAANPATVLQKISLLQTTHLTDGVDGLLEKSGDMEISFDIYQADSVSSFRKNDPGKPYARMCISGFDEPVPDLRTLKRLSFQSGDVPLIFALVDHGDIAFYSFRDFTLPVDLAH
- the TSEN54 gene encoding tRNA-splicing endonuclease subunit Sen54 isoform X1, translated to MEPAPEQPQEPEPGDVLVPAGRVLSAEELFAARSRDQKLPLRSHGQKVFLPDGSEAQQEQLQLCRQELWALLAEERVERRGGLVTAEWSPQDALVTLKTFAGKFWQTMGFSEGGQQRLYPEEAVYLLECGSIQLFYQDLPLSIQEAYEMLLAQGTRSFLQYQVFSHLKRLGYVVRRFQPGLVQSPYERQLNLESSSSEKWHGKRKRRNSSPRPADKKPKVLENPLPEADGTLEGQTTSVQSAPSQSSRSLEEKSQESSHKNDPGGSSQPPESPSQAPGQAEYPGRTLKEGEGSWCTAMDDNGSDRGCKPRWDFEKISFPNMACDRPHTLLLAPAPELLPGNVTAREIDAAPWCQKLNQRKEKLSRREKEQQRGTAPFRNDVNADPEVRRCTSWRAYKELLQRRWQRKTWNRPPNLWDQPVTPLLNPGQAANPATVLQKISLLQTTHLTDGVDGRLLEKSGDMEISFDIYQADSVSSFRKNDPGKPYARMCISGFDEPVPDLRTLKRLSFQSGDVPLIFALVDHGDIAFYSFRDFTLPVDLAH
- the TSEN54 gene encoding tRNA-splicing endonuclease subunit Sen54 isoform X3, translated to MEPAPEQPQEPEPGDVLVPAGRVLSAEELFAARSRDQKLPLRSHGQKVFLPDGSEAQQEQLQLCRQELWALLAEERVERRGGLVTAEWSPQDALVTLKTFAGKFWQTMGFSEGGQQRLYPEEAVYLLECGSIQLFYQDLPLSIQEAYEMLLAQGTRSFLQYQVFSHLKRLGYVVRRFQPGLVQSPYERQLNLESSSSEKWHGKRKRRNSSPRPADKKPKVLENPLPEADGTLEGQTTSVQSAPSQSSRSLEEKSQESSHKNDPGGSSQPPESPSQAPGQAEYPGRTLKEGEGSWCTAMDDNGSDRGCKPRWDFEKISFPNMACDRPHTLLLAPAPELLPGNVTAREIDAAPWCQKLNQRKEKLSRREKEQQRGTAPFRNDVNADPEVRRCTSWRAYKELLQRRWQRKTWNRPPNLWDQPVTPLLNPGQAANPATVLQKISLLQTTHLTDGVDGRLLEKSGDMEISFDIYQADSVSSFRKNDPGKPYARMCINLMNLSQTCAPSSGCPSKVGMFP